One genomic window of Quercus robur chromosome 6, dhQueRobu3.1, whole genome shotgun sequence includes the following:
- the LOC126733101 gene encoding dehydrin Rab25-like isoform X16, which produces MSQYQNQYAGGTPQVDEYGNPIRVDEHGPRTHTDQYGNPTHHTDTKYGTGGSDSTTLQGMRPDATVPTHGGDYRHDQQGLTQKIEEKIPGVGRKHDDPYQQGYNEGQQQQENIAGAGRKHDDAYQQGHTTSGYNDGQRRQENKGLTEKIKENIPGAGRKHDDPYQQGHTATAPGYNEGQRRQENKGLTEKIKENVPGVGRKHDDPYQQGHTAPGYNEGQRRQENKGLTEKIKENVPGVGRKQDDPYQQGHTAPGYNEGQQHQGNKGLTEKIKENVPGVGRKHDDPYQQQQQQGHTTSTVNPYQQGHTTTATVFNEGQHHQANKGFTEKIKENIPCVGRKQDDPYQQGHTTSTPGSDPYKQGHTTSTTAPGHYEGQQRQEKKGVMEKIKEKLPGQH; this is translated from the exons ATGTCGCAATACCAAAACCAATACGCCGGTGGTACACCCCAAGTTGATGAATATGGCAACCCAATTCGCGTAGATGAACATGGGCCCCGTACTCACACTGATCAATATGGCAACCCAACCCACCACACTGACACCAAGTATGGAACTGGTGGGTCTGACTCCACCACTCTCCAAGGTATGCGCCCTGATGCAACCGTACCTACTCATGGCGGTGATTATCGCCATGATCAGCAGGGGTTGACAcagaaaatagaagagaagatACCAGGTGTTGGGCGTAAGCACGATGATCCGTACCAGCAAGGTTACAACGAGGGCCAACAACAACAGGAGAACATAGCTGGTGCTGGGCGCAAGCATGATGATGCATACCAGCAAGGTCACACAACTTCAGGTTACAACGATGGCCAACGTCGTCAGGAGAACAAGGGGTTGacagagaaaataaaagagaacataCCAGGTGCTGGGCGCAAGCATGATGATCCGTACCAGCAAGGTCACACAGCTACAGCCCCAGGTTACAACGAGGGCCAACGTCGTCAGGAGAACAAGGGGTTGacagagaaaataaaagagaacgtACCAG GTGTTGGGCGCAAGCACGATGATCCGTACCAGCAAG GTCACACAGCCCCAGGTTACAACGAGGGCCAACGTCGTCAGGAGAACAAGGGGTTGacagagaaaataaaagagaatgtaCCAGGTGTTGGGCGCAAGCAGGATGATCCGTACCAGCAAGGCCACACAGCCCCAGGTTATAACGAGGGCCAACAACATCAGGGGAACAAGGGGTTGacagagaaaataaaagagaacgtACCAGGTGTTGGGCGCAAGCATGATGATCCGTaccagcagcagcagcagcaaggTCACACAACTTCAACTGTAAACCCGTACCAGCAAGGTCACACAACTACAGCCACAGTTTTCAACGAGGGCCAACATCATCAGGCGAACAAGGGGTTcacagagaaaataaaagagaacataCCATGTGTTGGGCGCAAGCAGGATGATCCGTACCAGCAAGGTCACACAACTTCAACCCCAGGTAGTGATCCGTACAAGCAAGGTCACACAACTTCAACTACAGCCCCAGGTCACTACGAGGGCCAACAACGTCAGGAGAAGAAGGGAGTGATGGAGAAGATCAAGGAGAAGCTTCCTGGACAACACTag
- the LOC126733101 gene encoding cold-shock protein CS120-like isoform X19 translates to MSQYQNQYAGGTPQVDEYGNPIRVDEHGPRTHTDQYGNPTHHTDTKYGTGGSDSTTLQGMRPDATVPTHGGDYRHDQQGLTQKIEEKIPGVGRKHDDPYQQGYNEGQQQQENIAGAGRKHDDAYQQGHTAPGYNEGQRRQENKGLTEKIKENVPGVGRKHDDPYQQGYNEGQQQQENIAGAGRKHDDAYQQGHTAPGYNEGQRRQENKGLTEKIKENVPGVGRKQDDPYQQGHTAPGYNEGQQHQGNKGLTEKIKENVPGVGRKHDDPYQQQQQQGHTTSTVNPYQQGHTTTATVFNEGQHHQANKGFTEKIKENIPCVGRKQDDPYQQGHTTSTPGSDPYKQGHTTSTTAPGHYEGQQRQEKKGVMEKIKEKLPGQH, encoded by the exons ATGTCGCAATACCAAAACCAATACGCCGGTGGTACACCCCAAGTTGATGAATATGGCAACCCAATTCGCGTAGATGAACATGGGCCCCGTACTCACACTGATCAATATGGCAACCCAACCCACCACACTGACACCAAGTATGGAACTGGTGGGTCTGACTCCACCACTCTCCAAGGTATGCGCCCTGATGCAACCGTACCTACTCATGGCGGTGATTATCGCCATGATCAGCAGGGGTTGACAcagaaaatagaagagaagatACCAGGTGTTGGGCGTAAGCACGATGATCCGTACCAGCAAGGTTACAACGAGGGCCAACAACAACAGGAGAACATAGCTGGTGCTGGGCGCAAGCATGATGATGCATACCAGCAAG GTCACACAGCCCCAGGTTACAATGAGGGCCAACGTCGTCAGGAGAACAAGGGATTGacagagaaaataaaagagaacgtACCAGGTGTTGGGCGCAAGCACGATGATCCGTACCAGCAAGGTTACAACGAGGGCCAACAACAACAGGAGAACATAGCTGGTGCTGGGCGCAAGCATGATGATGCATATCAGCAAGGTCACACAGCCCCAGGTTACAACGAGGGCCAACGTCGTCAGGAGAACAAGGGGTTGacagagaaaataaaagagaatgtaCCAGGTGTTGGGCGCAAGCAGGATGATCCGTACCAGCAAGGCCACACAGCCCCAGGTTATAACGAGGGCCAACAACATCAGGGGAACAAGGGGTTGacagagaaaataaaagagaacgtACCAGGTGTTGGGCGCAAGCATGATGATCCGTaccagcagcagcagcagcaaggTCACACAACTTCAACTGTAAACCCGTACCAGCAAGGTCACACAACTACAGCCACAGTTTTCAACGAGGGCCAACATCATCAGGCGAACAAGGGGTTcacagagaaaataaaagagaacataCCATGTGTTGGGCGCAAGCAGGATGATCCGTACCAGCAAGGTCACACAACTTCAACCCCAGGTAGTGATCCGTACAAGCAAGGTCACACAACTTCAACTACAGCCCCAGGTCACTACGAGGGCCAACAACGTCAGGAGAAGAAGGGAGTGATGGAGAAGATCAAGGAGAAGCTTCCTGGACAACACTag
- the LOC126733101 gene encoding dehydrin Rab25-like isoform X25 has translation MSQYQNQYAGGTPQVDEYGNPIRVDEHGPRTHTDQYGNPTHHTDTKYGTGGSDSTTLQGMRPDATVPTHGGDYRHDQQGLTQKIEEKIPGVGRKHDDPYQQGYNEGQQQQENIAGAGRKHDDAYQQGHTTSGYNDGQRRQENKGLTEKIKENIPGAGRKHDDPYQQGHTATAPGYNEGQRRQENKGLTEKIKENVPGVGRKQDDPYQQGHTAPGYNEGQQHQGNKGLTEKIKENVPGVGRKHDDPYQQQQQQGHTTSTVNPYQQGHTTTATVFNEGQHHQANKGFTEKIKENIPCVGRKQDDPYQQGHTTSTPGSDPYKQGHTTSTTAPGHYEGQQRQEKKGVMEKIKEKLPGQH, from the exons ATGTCGCAATACCAAAACCAATACGCCGGTGGTACACCCCAAGTTGATGAATATGGCAACCCAATTCGCGTAGATGAACATGGGCCCCGTACTCACACTGATCAATATGGCAACCCAACCCACCACACTGACACCAAGTATGGAACTGGTGGGTCTGACTCCACCACTCTCCAAGGTATGCGCCCTGATGCAACCGTACCTACTCATGGCGGTGATTATCGCCATGATCAGCAGGGGTTGACAcagaaaatagaagagaagatACCAGGTGTTGGGCGTAAGCACGATGATCCGTACCAGCAAGGTTACAACGAGGGCCAACAACAACAGGAGAACATAGCTGGTGCTGGGCGCAAGCATGATGATGCATACCAGCAAGGTCACACAACTTCAGGTTACAACGATGGCCAACGTCGTCAGGAGAACAAGGGGTTGacagagaaaataaaagagaacataCCAGGTGCTGGGCGCAAGCATGATGATCCGTACCAGCAAGGTCACACAGCTACAGCCCCAGGTTACAACGAGGGCCAACGTCGTCAGGAGAACAAGGGGTTGacagagaaaataaaagagaacgtACCAG GTGTTGGGCGCAAGCAGGATGATCCGTACCAGCAAGGCCACACAGCCCCAGGTTATAACGAGGGCCAACAACATCAGGGGAACAAGGGGTTGacagagaaaataaaagagaacgtACCAGGTGTTGGGCGCAAGCATGATGATCCGTaccagcagcagcagcagcaaggTCACACAACTTCAACTGTAAACCCGTACCAGCAAGGTCACACAACTACAGCCACAGTTTTCAACGAGGGCCAACATCATCAGGCGAACAAGGGGTTcacagagaaaataaaagagaacataCCATGTGTTGGGCGCAAGCAGGATGATCCGTACCAGCAAGGTCACACAACTTCAACCCCAGGTAGTGATCCGTACAAGCAAGGTCACACAACTTCAACTACAGCCCCAGGTCACTACGAGGGCCAACAACGTCAGGAGAAGAAGGGAGTGATGGAGAAGATCAAGGAGAAGCTTCCTGGACAACACTag
- the LOC126733101 gene encoding cold-shock protein CS120-like isoform X21, with the protein MSQYQNQYAGGTPQVDEYGNPIRVDEHGPRTHTDQYGNPTHHTDTKYGTGGSDSTTLQGMRPDATVPTHGGDYRHDQQGLTQKIEEKIPGVGRKHDDPYQQGYNEGQQQQENIAGAGRKHDDAYQQGHTTSGYNDGQRRQENKGLTEKIKENIPGVGRKHDDPYQQGYNEGQQQQENIAGAGRKHDDAYQQGHTAPGYNEGQRRQENKGLTEKIKENVPGVGRKQDDPYQQGHTAPGYNEGQQHQGNKGLTEKIKENVPGVGRKHDDPYQQQQQQGHTTSTVNPYQQGHTTTATVFNEGQHHQANKGFTEKIKENIPCVGRKQDDPYQQGHTTSTPGSDPYKQGHTTSTTAPGHYEGQQRQEKKGVMEKIKEKLPGQH; encoded by the exons ATGTCGCAATACCAAAACCAATACGCCGGTGGTACACCCCAAGTTGATGAATATGGCAACCCAATTCGCGTAGATGAACATGGGCCCCGTACTCACACTGATCAATATGGCAACCCAACCCACCACACTGACACCAAGTATGGAACTGGTGGGTCTGACTCCACCACTCTCCAAGGTATGCGCCCTGATGCAACCGTACCTACTCATGGCGGTGATTATCGCCATGATCAGCAGGGGTTGACAcagaaaatagaagagaagatACCAGGTGTTGGGCGTAAGCACGATGATCCGTACCAGCAAGGTTACAACGAGGGCCAACAACAACAGGAGAACATAGCTGGTGCTGGGCGCAAGCATGATGATGCATACCAGCAAGGTCACACAACTTCAGGTTACAACGATGGCCAACGTCGTCAGGAGAACAAGGGGTTGacagagaaaataaaagagaacataCCAG GTGTTGGGCGCAAGCACGATGATCCGTACCAGCAAGGTTACAACGAGGGCCAACAACAACAGGAGAACATAGCTGGTGCTGGGCGCAAGCATGATGATGCATATCAGCAAGGTCACACAGCCCCAGGTTACAACGAGGGCCAACGTCGTCAGGAGAACAAGGGGTTGacagagaaaataaaagagaatgtaCCAGGTGTTGGGCGCAAGCAGGATGATCCGTACCAGCAAGGCCACACAGCCCCAGGTTATAACGAGGGCCAACAACATCAGGGGAACAAGGGGTTGacagagaaaataaaagagaacgtACCAGGTGTTGGGCGCAAGCATGATGATCCGTaccagcagcagcagcagcaaggTCACACAACTTCAACTGTAAACCCGTACCAGCAAGGTCACACAACTACAGCCACAGTTTTCAACGAGGGCCAACATCATCAGGCGAACAAGGGGTTcacagagaaaataaaagagaacataCCATGTGTTGGGCGCAAGCAGGATGATCCGTACCAGCAAGGTCACACAACTTCAACCCCAGGTAGTGATCCGTACAAGCAAGGTCACACAACTTCAACTACAGCCCCAGGTCACTACGAGGGCCAACAACGTCAGGAGAAGAAGGGAGTGATGGAGAAGATCAAGGAGAAGCTTCCTGGACAACACTag
- the LOC126733101 gene encoding cold-shock protein CS120-like isoform X1 — MSQYQNQYAGGTPQVDEYGNPIRVDEHGPRTHTDQYGNPTHHTDTKYGTGGSDSTTLQGMRPDATVPTHGGDYRHDQQGLTQKIEEKIPGVGRKHDDPYQQGYNEGQQQQENIAGAGRKHDDAYQQGHTTSGYNDGQRRQENKGLTEKIKENIPGAGRKHDDPYQQGHTATAPGYNEGQRRQENKGLTEKIKENVPGVGVGRKQDDPYQQGHTAPGYNEGQRRQENKGLTEKIKENVPGVGRKHDDPYQQGYNEGQQQQENIAGAGRKHDDAYQQGHTAPGYNEGQRRQENKGLTEKIKENVPGVGRKQDDPYQQGHTAPGYNEGQQHQGNKGLTEKIKENVPGVGRKHDDPYQQQQQQGHTTSTVNPYQQGHTTTATVFNEGQHHQANKGFTEKIKENIPCVGRKQDDPYQQGHTTSTPGSDPYKQGHTTSTTAPGHYEGQQRQEKKGVMEKIKEKLPGQH, encoded by the coding sequence ATGTCGCAATACCAAAACCAATACGCCGGTGGTACACCCCAAGTTGATGAATATGGCAACCCAATTCGCGTAGATGAACATGGGCCCCGTACTCACACTGATCAATATGGCAACCCAACCCACCACACTGACACCAAGTATGGAACTGGTGGGTCTGACTCCACCACTCTCCAAGGTATGCGCCCTGATGCAACCGTACCTACTCATGGCGGTGATTATCGCCATGATCAGCAGGGGTTGACAcagaaaatagaagagaagatACCAGGTGTTGGGCGTAAGCACGATGATCCGTACCAGCAAGGTTACAACGAGGGCCAACAACAACAGGAGAACATAGCTGGTGCTGGGCGCAAGCATGATGATGCATACCAGCAAGGTCACACAACTTCAGGTTACAACGATGGCCAACGTCGTCAGGAGAACAAGGGGTTGacagagaaaataaaagagaacataCCAGGTGCTGGGCGCAAGCATGATGATCCGTACCAGCAAGGTCACACAGCTACAGCCCCAGGTTACAACGAGGGCCAACGTCGTCAGGAGAACAAGGGGTTGacagagaaaataaaagagaacgtACCAGGTGTAGGAGTTGGGCGCAAGCAGGATGATCCGTACCAGCAAGGTCACACAGCCCCAGGTTACAATGAGGGCCAACGTCGTCAGGAGAACAAGGGATTGacagagaaaataaaagagaacgtACCAGGTGTTGGGCGCAAGCACGATGATCCGTACCAGCAAGGTTACAACGAGGGCCAACAACAACAGGAGAACATAGCTGGTGCTGGGCGCAAGCATGATGATGCATATCAGCAAGGTCACACAGCCCCAGGTTACAACGAGGGCCAACGTCGTCAGGAGAACAAGGGGTTGacagagaaaataaaagagaatgtaCCAGGTGTTGGGCGCAAGCAGGATGATCCGTACCAGCAAGGCCACACAGCCCCAGGTTATAACGAGGGCCAACAACATCAGGGGAACAAGGGGTTGacagagaaaataaaagagaacgtACCAGGTGTTGGGCGCAAGCATGATGATCCGTaccagcagcagcagcagcaaggTCACACAACTTCAACTGTAAACCCGTACCAGCAAGGTCACACAACTACAGCCACAGTTTTCAACGAGGGCCAACATCATCAGGCGAACAAGGGGTTcacagagaaaataaaagagaacataCCATGTGTTGGGCGCAAGCAGGATGATCCGTACCAGCAAGGTCACACAACTTCAACCCCAGGTAGTGATCCGTACAAGCAAGGTCACACAACTTCAACTACAGCCCCAGGTCACTACGAGGGCCAACAACGTCAGGAGAAGAAGGGAGTGATGGAGAAGATCAAGGAGAAGCTTCCTGGACAACACTag
- the LOC126733101 gene encoding cold-shock protein CS120-like isoform X23, translating to MSQYQNQYAGGTPQVDEYGNPIRVDEHGPRTHTDQYGNPTHHTDTKYGTGGSDSTTLQGMRPDATVPTHGGDYRHDQQGLTQKIEEKIPGVGRKHDDPYQQGYNEGQQQQENIAGAGRKHDDAYQQGHTTSGYNDGQRRQENKGLTEKIKENIPGAGRKHDDPYQQGHTATAPGYNEGQRRQENKGLTEKIKENVPGVGVGRKQDDPYQQGHTAPGYNEGQRRQENKGLTEKIKENVPGVGRKHDDPYQQQQQQGHTTSTVNPYQQGHTTTATVFNEGQHHQANKGFTEKIKENIPCVGRKQDDPYQQGHTTSTPGSDPYKQGHTTSTTAPGHYEGQQRQEKKGVMEKIKEKLPGQH from the exons ATGTCGCAATACCAAAACCAATACGCCGGTGGTACACCCCAAGTTGATGAATATGGCAACCCAATTCGCGTAGATGAACATGGGCCCCGTACTCACACTGATCAATATGGCAACCCAACCCACCACACTGACACCAAGTATGGAACTGGTGGGTCTGACTCCACCACTCTCCAAGGTATGCGCCCTGATGCAACCGTACCTACTCATGGCGGTGATTATCGCCATGATCAGCAGGGGTTGACAcagaaaatagaagagaagatACCAGGTGTTGGGCGTAAGCACGATGATCCGTACCAGCAAGGTTACAACGAGGGCCAACAACAACAGGAGAACATAGCTGGTGCTGGGCGCAAGCATGATGATGCATACCAGCAAGGTCACACAACTTCAGGTTACAACGATGGCCAACGTCGTCAGGAGAACAAGGGGTTGacagagaaaataaaagagaacataCCAGGTGCTGGGCGCAAGCATGATGATCCGTACCAGCAAGGTCACACAGCTACAGCCCCAGGTTACAACGAGGGCCAACGTCGTCAGGAGAACAAGGGGTTGacagagaaaataaaagagaacgtACCAGGTGTAGGAGTTGGGCGCAAGCAGGATGATCCGTACCAGCAAGGTCACACAGCCCCAGGTTACAATGAGGGCCAACGTCGTCAGGAGAACAAGGGATTGacagagaaaataaaagagaacgtACCAG GTGTTGGGCGCAAGCATGATGATCCGTaccagcagcagcagcagcaaggTCACACAACTTCAACTGTAAACCCGTACCAGCAAGGTCACACAACTACAGCCACAGTTTTCAACGAGGGCCAACATCATCAGGCGAACAAGGGGTTcacagagaaaataaaagagaacataCCATGTGTTGGGCGCAAGCAGGATGATCCGTACCAGCAAGGTCACACAACTTCAACCCCAGGTAGTGATCCGTACAAGCAAGGTCACACAACTTCAACTACAGCCCCAGGTCACTACGAGGGCCAACAACGTCAGGAGAAGAAGGGAGTGATGGAGAAGATCAAGGAGAAGCTTCCTGGACAACACTag
- the LOC126733101 gene encoding dehydrin Rab25-like isoform X13 translates to MSQYQNQYAGGTPQVDEYGNPIRVDEHGPRTHTDQYGNPTHHTDTKYGTGGSDSTTLQGMRPDATVPTHGGDYRHDQQGLTQKIEEKIPGVGRKHDDPYQQGYNEGQQQQENIAGAGRKHDDAYQQGHTTSGYNDGQRRQENKGLTEKIKENIPGAGRKHDDPYQQGHTATAPGYNEGQRRQENKGLTEKIKENVPGVGVGRKQDDPYQQGHTAPGYNEGQRRQENKGLTEKIKENVPGVGRKQDDPYQQGHTAPGYNEGQQHQGNKGLTEKIKENVPGVGRKHDDPYQQQQQQGHTTSTVNPYQQGHTTTATVFNEGQHHQANKGFTEKIKENIPCVGRKQDDPYQQGHTTSTPGSDPYKQGHTTSTTAPGHYEGQQRQEKKGVMEKIKEKLPGQH, encoded by the exons ATGTCGCAATACCAAAACCAATACGCCGGTGGTACACCCCAAGTTGATGAATATGGCAACCCAATTCGCGTAGATGAACATGGGCCCCGTACTCACACTGATCAATATGGCAACCCAACCCACCACACTGACACCAAGTATGGAACTGGTGGGTCTGACTCCACCACTCTCCAAGGTATGCGCCCTGATGCAACCGTACCTACTCATGGCGGTGATTATCGCCATGATCAGCAGGGGTTGACAcagaaaatagaagagaagatACCAGGTGTTGGGCGTAAGCACGATGATCCGTACCAGCAAGGTTACAACGAGGGCCAACAACAACAGGAGAACATAGCTGGTGCTGGGCGCAAGCATGATGATGCATACCAGCAAGGTCACACAACTTCAGGTTACAACGATGGCCAACGTCGTCAGGAGAACAAGGGGTTGacagagaaaataaaagagaacataCCAGGTGCTGGGCGCAAGCATGATGATCCGTACCAGCAAGGTCACACAGCTACAGCCCCAGGTTACAACGAGGGCCAACGTCGTCAGGAGAACAAGGGGTTGacagagaaaataaaagagaacgtACCAGGTGTAGGAGTTGGGCGCAAGCAGGATGATCCGTACCAGCAAGGTCACACAGCCCCAGGTTACAATGAGGGCCAACGTCGTCAGGAGAACAAGGGATTGacagagaaaataaaagagaacgtACCAG GTGTTGGGCGCAAGCAGGATGATCCGTACCAGCAAGGCCACACAGCCCCAGGTTATAACGAGGGCCAACAACATCAGGGGAACAAGGGGTTGacagagaaaataaaagagaacgtACCAGGTGTTGGGCGCAAGCATGATGATCCGTaccagcagcagcagcagcaaggTCACACAACTTCAACTGTAAACCCGTACCAGCAAGGTCACACAACTACAGCCACAGTTTTCAACGAGGGCCAACATCATCAGGCGAACAAGGGGTTcacagagaaaataaaagagaacataCCATGTGTTGGGCGCAAGCAGGATGATCCGTACCAGCAAGGTCACACAACTTCAACCCCAGGTAGTGATCCGTACAAGCAAGGTCACACAACTTCAACTACAGCCCCAGGTCACTACGAGGGCCAACAACGTCAGGAGAAGAAGGGAGTGATGGAGAAGATCAAGGAGAAGCTTCCTGGACAACACTag
- the LOC126733101 gene encoding dehydrin Rab25-like isoform X27, protein MSQYQNQYAGGTPQVDEYGNPIRVDEHGPRTHTDQYGNPTHHTDTKYGTGGSDSTTLQGMRPDATVPTHGGDYRHDQQGLTQKIEEKIPGVGRKHDDPYQQGYNEGQQQQENIAGAGRKHDDAYQQGHTTSGYNDGQRRQENKGLTEKIKENIPGVGRKHDDPYQQGHTAPGYNEGQRRQENKGLTEKIKENVPGVGRKQDDPYQQGHTAPGYNEGQQHQGNKGLTEKIKENVPGVGRKHDDPYQQQQQQGHTTSTVNPYQQGHTTTATVFNEGQHHQANKGFTEKIKENIPCVGRKQDDPYQQGHTTSTPGSDPYKQGHTTSTTAPGHYEGQQRQEKKGVMEKIKEKLPGQH, encoded by the exons ATGTCGCAATACCAAAACCAATACGCCGGTGGTACACCCCAAGTTGATGAATATGGCAACCCAATTCGCGTAGATGAACATGGGCCCCGTACTCACACTGATCAATATGGCAACCCAACCCACCACACTGACACCAAGTATGGAACTGGTGGGTCTGACTCCACCACTCTCCAAGGTATGCGCCCTGATGCAACCGTACCTACTCATGGCGGTGATTATCGCCATGATCAGCAGGGGTTGACAcagaaaatagaagagaagatACCAGGTGTTGGGCGTAAGCACGATGATCCGTACCAGCAAGGTTACAACGAGGGCCAACAACAACAGGAGAACATAGCTGGTGCTGGGCGCAAGCATGATGATGCATACCAGCAAGGTCACACAACTTCAGGTTACAACGATGGCCAACGTCGTCAGGAGAACAAGGGGTTGacagagaaaataaaagagaacataCCAG GTGTTGGGCGCAAGCACGATGATCCGTACCAGCAAG GTCACACAGCCCCAGGTTACAACGAGGGCCAACGTCGTCAGGAGAACAAGGGGTTGacagagaaaataaaagagaatgtaCCAGGTGTTGGGCGCAAGCAGGATGATCCGTACCAGCAAGGCCACACAGCCCCAGGTTATAACGAGGGCCAACAACATCAGGGGAACAAGGGGTTGacagagaaaataaaagagaacgtACCAGGTGTTGGGCGCAAGCATGATGATCCGTaccagcagcagcagcagcaaggTCACACAACTTCAACTGTAAACCCGTACCAGCAAGGTCACACAACTACAGCCACAGTTTTCAACGAGGGCCAACATCATCAGGCGAACAAGGGGTTcacagagaaaataaaagagaacataCCATGTGTTGGGCGCAAGCAGGATGATCCGTACCAGCAAGGTCACACAACTTCAACCCCAGGTAGTGATCCGTACAAGCAAGGTCACACAACTTCAACTACAGCCCCAGGTCACTACGAGGGCCAACAACGTCAGGAGAAGAAGGGAGTGATGGAGAAGATCAAGGAGAAGCTTCCTGGACAACACTag
- the LOC126733101 gene encoding cold-shock protein CS120-like isoform X9: MSQYQNQYAGGTPQVDEYGNPIRVDEHGPRTHTDQYGNPTHHTDTKYGTGGSDSTTLQGMRPDATVPTHGGDYRHDQQGLTQKIEEKIPGVGRKHDDPYQQGYNEGQQQQENIAGAGRKHDDAYQQGHTTSGYNDGQRRQENKGLTEKIKENIPGAGRKHDDPYQQGHTATAPGYNEGQRRQENKGLTEKIKENVPGVGRKHDDPYQQGYNEGQQQQENIAGAGRKHDDAYQQGHTAPGYNEGQRRQENKGLTEKIKENVPGVGRKQDDPYQQGHTAPGYNEGQQHQGNKGLTEKIKENVPGVGRKHDDPYQQQQQQGHTTSTVNPYQQGHTTTATVFNEGQHHQANKGFTEKIKENIPCVGRKQDDPYQQGHTTSTPGSDPYKQGHTTSTTAPGHYEGQQRQEKKGVMEKIKEKLPGQH; this comes from the exons ATGTCGCAATACCAAAACCAATACGCCGGTGGTACACCCCAAGTTGATGAATATGGCAACCCAATTCGCGTAGATGAACATGGGCCCCGTACTCACACTGATCAATATGGCAACCCAACCCACCACACTGACACCAAGTATGGAACTGGTGGGTCTGACTCCACCACTCTCCAAGGTATGCGCCCTGATGCAACCGTACCTACTCATGGCGGTGATTATCGCCATGATCAGCAGGGGTTGACAcagaaaatagaagagaagatACCAGGTGTTGGGCGTAAGCACGATGATCCGTACCAGCAAGGTTACAACGAGGGCCAACAACAACAGGAGAACATAGCTGGTGCTGGGCGCAAGCATGATGATGCATACCAGCAAGGTCACACAACTTCAGGTTACAACGATGGCCAACGTCGTCAGGAGAACAAGGGGTTGacagagaaaataaaagagaacataCCAGGTGCTGGGCGCAAGCATGATGATCCGTACCAGCAAGGTCACACAGCTACAGCCCCAGGTTACAACGAGGGCCAACGTCGTCAGGAGAACAAGGGGTTGacagagaaaataaaagagaacgtACCAG GTGTTGGGCGCAAGCACGATGATCCGTACCAGCAAGGTTACAACGAGGGCCAACAACAACAGGAGAACATAGCTGGTGCTGGGCGCAAGCATGATGATGCATATCAGCAAGGTCACACAGCCCCAGGTTACAACGAGGGCCAACGTCGTCAGGAGAACAAGGGGTTGacagagaaaataaaagagaatgtaCCAGGTGTTGGGCGCAAGCAGGATGATCCGTACCAGCAAGGCCACACAGCCCCAGGTTATAACGAGGGCCAACAACATCAGGGGAACAAGGGGTTGacagagaaaataaaagagaacgtACCAGGTGTTGGGCGCAAGCATGATGATCCGTaccagcagcagcagcagcaaggTCACACAACTTCAACTGTAAACCCGTACCAGCAAGGTCACACAACTACAGCCACAGTTTTCAACGAGGGCCAACATCATCAGGCGAACAAGGGGTTcacagagaaaataaaagagaacataCCATGTGTTGGGCGCAAGCAGGATGATCCGTACCAGCAAGGTCACACAACTTCAACCCCAGGTAGTGATCCGTACAAGCAAGGTCACACAACTTCAACTACAGCCCCAGGTCACTACGAGGGCCAACAACGTCAGGAGAAGAAGGGAGTGATGGAGAAGATCAAGGAGAAGCTTCCTGGACAACACTag